A single window of Hyla sarda isolate aHylSar1 chromosome 2, aHylSar1.hap1, whole genome shotgun sequence DNA harbors:
- the LOC130357272 gene encoding uncharacterized protein LOC130357272 isoform X1 — MISLDTPVQQTASHMIGYDTPVQQTVSHMMGLDTPVQQAVSHMIGYDTPVRQAVSHMMGLDTPVQQTASHMIGSYTPVQQAVSHMIGSDTPVQQAVSHMISLDTPVRQTVSHMIGSDTPVQQAVSHMISLDTPVRQAVSHMIGSDTLMQPAPVAQILALGPSPVDGDPLAMSPRRLFEYYPVCSAANRNTDDQGPEMNLPGAGHISPRG; from the exons atgataagcttgGATACACCAGTTCAGCAGACagcatcacacatgataggctatGATACAccagttcagcagacagtatcacacatgatgggcttgGATACACCagttcagcaggcagtatcacacatgataggctatGATACACCAGTTcggcaggcagtatcacacatgatgggcttgGATACACCAGTTCAGCAGACagcatcacacatgataggctcgtATACACCagttcagcaggcagtatcacacatgataggctcagatacaccagttcagcaggcagtatcacacatgataagcttgGATACACCAGttcggcagacagtatcacacatgataggctcggATACACCagttcagcaggcagtatcacacatgataagcttgGATACACCAGTTcggcaggcagtatcacacatgataggctcggATACACTGATGCAGCCTGCTCCG GTTGCTCAGATTTTGGCGCTCGGCCCCTCCCCCGTCGATGGCGATCCCCTGGCTATGAGCCCGCGGCGTCTGTTTGAATATTATCCCGTCTGTTCTGCTGCCAACAGAAATACAGATGATCAAGGCCCAG
- the LOC130357272 gene encoding uncharacterized protein LOC130357272 isoform X2: protein MISLDTPVQQTASHMIGYDTPVQQTVSHMMGLDTPVQQAVSHMIGYDTPVRQAVSHMMGLDTPVQQTASHMIGSYTPVQQAVSHMIGSDTPVQQAVSHMISLDTPVRQTVSHMIGSDTPVQQAVSHMISLDTPVRQAVSHMIGSDTLMQPAPVAQILALGPSPVDGDPLAMSPRRLFEYYPVCSAANRNTDDQGPAKTKGTAQQTRLR, encoded by the exons atgataagcttgGATACACCAGTTCAGCAGACagcatcacacatgataggctatGATACAccagttcagcagacagtatcacacatgatgggcttgGATACACCagttcagcaggcagtatcacacatgataggctatGATACACCAGTTcggcaggcagtatcacacatgatgggcttgGATACACCAGTTCAGCAGACagcatcacacatgataggctcgtATACACCagttcagcaggcagtatcacacatgataggctcagatacaccagttcagcaggcagtatcacacatgataagcttgGATACACCAGttcggcagacagtatcacacatgataggctcggATACACCagttcagcaggcagtatcacacatgataagcttgGATACACCAGTTcggcaggcagtatcacacatgataggctcggATACACTGATGCAGCCTGCTCCG GTTGCTCAGATTTTGGCGCTCGGCCCCTCCCCCGTCGATGGCGATCCCCTGGCTATGAGCCCGCGGCGTCTGTTTGAATATTATCCCGTCTGTTCTGCTGCCAACAGAAATACAGATGATCAAGGCCCAG